The following coding sequences are from one Streptomyces dengpaensis window:
- a CDS encoding TetR/AcrR family transcriptional regulator, translating into MSKPPARIRLADAAFALFDECGYEQTTVDDIAERAGVGRTTFFRHYRSKEAVIFPDHDRLLALIKDRLATSSHSTALVAVSDAVRLVLLHYIDEGDLARRRYALTSKVTALRDREIASVARYQRLFREFIADWMGDPTESASLRAELMAASVVAAHNHVLRRWLRGESSDPVAEVDEAMREVLALFPAPSGHAGTGNEGTTVVAFRTGQDLDALLPSLRRLVEDGPAH; encoded by the coding sequence ATGAGCAAGCCACCCGCGCGGATCCGACTCGCGGACGCCGCCTTCGCCCTCTTCGACGAGTGCGGATACGAGCAGACCACCGTCGACGACATCGCCGAACGGGCCGGAGTGGGGCGTACGACGTTCTTCCGGCATTACCGGTCCAAGGAAGCGGTGATCTTCCCCGACCACGACCGGCTGCTCGCGCTGATCAAGGACCGGCTGGCCACCTCCAGCCACAGCACCGCCCTGGTCGCCGTGTCCGACGCGGTCCGCCTGGTGCTGCTGCACTACATCGACGAAGGCGACCTCGCGCGGCGACGGTACGCGCTCACCAGCAAAGTGACCGCCCTGCGCGACCGGGAGATCGCCAGCGTCGCCCGGTATCAGCGGCTGTTCCGTGAGTTCATCGCGGACTGGATGGGGGACCCCACGGAGTCGGCGTCGCTGCGGGCCGAGCTCATGGCGGCGTCCGTCGTCGCGGCCCACAACCATGTTCTGCGACGGTGGCTCCGGGGCGAGTCGTCCGACCCGGTCGCCGAAGTGGACGAGGCGATGCGCGAGGTGCTCGCGCTCTTCCCGGCGCCCTCCGGCCACGCGGGCACCGGCAACGAAGGCACCACCGTCGTCGCCTTCCGCACCGGGCAGGACCTCGACGCACTGCTCCCCTCGCTCAGACGTCTCGTCGAGGACGGCCCGGCGCACTGA
- a CDS encoding SDR family oxidoreductase encodes MACLAERQGVSAEEAYRLTTRHVPLRRVAEPEEIASVCAFLASGDASTVTGHALVVDGGGAAVDPATIAFDPPGL; translated from the coding sequence ATGGCCTGCCTGGCGGAGCGCCAGGGCGTCTCCGCGGAGGAGGCCTATCGCCTGACGACTCGTCATGTGCCGTTGCGGCGCGTCGCGGAGCCGGAGGAGATCGCCTCGGTGTGCGCGTTCCTCGCCTCGGGTGACGCCTCGACGGTGACGGGTCACGCCCTGGTCGTCGACGGCGGCGGCGCCGCGGTGGACCCGGCCACCATCGCTTTCGACCCTCCCGGGCTGTGA
- the sbnA gene encoding 2,3-diaminopropionate biosynthesis protein SbnA, whose product MPIISAPHAFNERQLYVDLEPIFGHSLYLKCEGFNFAGSIKLKAAVEMVEAAEKDGLLTPDSVLVESSSGNLGVALSMIAASKGYRFLCVTDSRCNLSTRLLMEALGGEVHVIADLDANGGFLGARINYVRALCSSDDRYVWLSQYTNPGNWRAHYRTTAQEIARQFPQLDVLFVGAGTTGTLMGCARYFRKWHRPVRIVAVDTVGSVAFGGEPGRRLIPGLGMSMRPPLLDESYVDEVIQVEEADTIRACHRLAGHGFLFGGSTGTVVSGAMEWLAQHETPGLTAVAIAPDLGERYLDTVYQTTWIKDVYGDQILDSEAVAAGPREAEPMPRRPARRRNP is encoded by the coding sequence GTGCCCATCATCTCCGCTCCACATGCCTTTAACGAACGTCAGCTCTACGTCGACCTCGAGCCGATTTTCGGGCACTCCCTCTACCTGAAGTGCGAGGGCTTCAACTTCGCCGGCTCGATCAAACTGAAGGCCGCGGTAGAGATGGTGGAGGCCGCCGAGAAGGACGGACTCCTGACGCCGGATTCGGTACTGGTCGAGTCCTCGTCCGGAAACCTGGGCGTAGCGCTCAGCATGATCGCCGCGAGCAAGGGATACCGGTTCCTGTGTGTGACCGACTCCCGCTGCAATCTGTCGACCAGATTGCTGATGGAGGCGTTGGGCGGCGAGGTGCACGTGATCGCCGACCTGGACGCCAACGGCGGTTTCCTCGGCGCCCGGATCAACTACGTACGCGCGCTGTGTTCCTCCGACGACCGGTACGTGTGGCTGAGCCAGTACACCAATCCGGGCAACTGGCGGGCGCACTACCGCACGACGGCGCAGGAGATCGCCCGCCAGTTCCCGCAGCTGGACGTGCTGTTCGTCGGAGCGGGGACCACCGGGACCCTGATGGGCTGCGCGCGCTACTTCCGAAAGTGGCACCGGCCCGTGCGGATCGTCGCGGTGGACACCGTCGGCTCGGTGGCCTTCGGCGGTGAGCCGGGCCGCCGGCTGATTCCCGGCCTGGGCATGAGCATGCGCCCGCCGCTGCTGGACGAGTCCTATGTGGATGAGGTGATACAGGTCGAGGAGGCCGACACCATCCGCGCCTGCCACCGTCTGGCCGGACACGGGTTCCTGTTCGGCGGCTCCACCGGCACGGTGGTCAGCGGCGCGATGGAGTGGCTGGCCCAGCATGAGACGCCTGGCCTCACCGCTGTGGCCATCGCCCCGGACCTGGGAGAGCGCTACCTCGACACCGTCTACCAGACCACCTGGATAAAGGATGTGTACGGGGATCAGATCCTCGACTCCGAAGCGGTGGCCGCCGGTCCCCGGGAAGCCGAGCCCATGCCGCGGAGACCGGCCCGACGCCGGAATCCGTAG
- the sbnB gene encoding 2,3-diaminopropionate biosynthesis protein SbnB — MTSVTSTATQSTASQPAPAPTFAVIPGAQVQQALDGREKQIVDLVEATYRLHGAGDSVNPPSYFLRFADRPKDRIIALPSSLGGPVRVDGLKWISSFPANVTAGLPRASAVLILNDHDTGYPFACLESSIISATRTAASAALAADWLTRTGRRPTRIGFFGTGLIARYIHTFLAGTGWTFDTIGAHDVSTDSAAGFCGYLREAGGAGQVVVHDSAEELIRSSDLVVFATIAGKPHVTDPAWFTHNPVVLHVSLRDLAPEILLGSANIVDDVEHCLKADTSPHLAEQLTGSRGFLDGTLNDVMTGRITLPTDRPVIFSPFGLGVLDLAVGKYVYDEVARAGHLRLIDDFFHELRRHG; from the coding sequence ATGACCTCTGTGACATCCACCGCCACCCAGAGCACCGCCTCGCAGCCGGCCCCGGCGCCGACCTTCGCGGTGATCCCAGGTGCCCAGGTACAGCAGGCACTCGACGGGCGTGAGAAACAGATCGTGGACCTGGTCGAGGCCACCTACCGGCTGCACGGCGCCGGGGACTCGGTCAATCCCCCGTCGTACTTCCTGCGCTTCGCCGACCGTCCCAAGGACCGGATCATCGCGCTGCCGTCCTCCCTCGGCGGGCCGGTACGCGTGGACGGCCTGAAGTGGATTTCCAGCTTTCCCGCGAACGTCACAGCGGGCCTGCCCCGAGCCTCCGCGGTCCTCATCCTCAACGACCACGACACCGGCTATCCGTTCGCCTGTCTGGAAAGCTCCATCATCAGCGCCACCAGAACGGCCGCGTCCGCGGCGCTGGCAGCGGACTGGCTCACCCGCACCGGGCGCCGCCCCACCCGTATCGGATTCTTCGGCACGGGTCTGATCGCCCGCTACATCCACACCTTCCTGGCCGGCACCGGCTGGACGTTCGACACCATCGGTGCGCACGATGTGTCCACCGACAGCGCCGCCGGATTCTGCGGTTACCTGCGGGAGGCCGGCGGCGCCGGCCAGGTCGTCGTCCACGACAGCGCCGAAGAGCTGATCCGCTCCAGCGACCTGGTGGTCTTCGCCACCATCGCGGGCAAACCCCACGTCACCGACCCGGCCTGGTTCACCCACAACCCCGTGGTCCTGCACGTGTCCCTGCGCGATCTCGCCCCCGAGATCCTGCTCGGCTCGGCCAACATCGTCGACGACGTCGAGCACTGTCTGAAAGCCGACACCTCTCCCCACCTGGCCGAGCAGCTCACCGGCAGCCGCGGCTTCCTGGACGGCACCCTCAACGATGTCATGACAGGAAGGATCACCCTTCCGACCGACCGACCGGTGATCTTCTCGCCGTTCGGACTCGGCGTCCTCGACCTCGCCGTCGGCAAGTACGTCTACGACGAAGTGGCCCGGGCCGGGCACCTCCGCCTCATCGACGACTTCTTCCACGAACTGCGCCGACACGGCTGA
- a CDS encoding TauD/TfdA family dioxygenase, producing MSFSSPASLLEVELSAGKPPILHVEAPVEASGWATEHRRALRAQVTEHGAILVRGLGLREPDEAGAVFAKLAGTLMTEREAFAPRQSHGSGLYSSTTWPANQPMCMHHELSYTLDVPGLMLFACLTAPGQGGATAVADAEAVLQALPTALSERFEREGWLLTRSYNDEIGASLEESFGTDDPAAIESYCRAHAIDFDWQPDGSLRTRQRRSAVVRHPVTGRRCWFNQIAFLNEWTLAPEVREYLVDVYGEDGLPFNTRFGDGTPIDEDVVETLNTTYEEHTRREPWQAGDVMLVDNIRTAHSREAFTGDRQVLVAMAEPQRLPDGRPTPEASQR from the coding sequence ATGTCGTTCTCATCCCCGGCATCACTGCTCGAGGTGGAACTGTCCGCCGGAAAGCCACCGATCCTGCATGTCGAGGCCCCTGTTGAGGCGTCCGGCTGGGCGACGGAGCACCGCCGTGCGCTGCGGGCGCAGGTCACCGAGCACGGAGCGATTCTCGTCCGTGGTCTGGGGCTGCGGGAGCCGGACGAGGCCGGTGCGGTCTTCGCGAAGCTGGCCGGAACGTTGATGACGGAGAGGGAGGCTTTCGCCCCCCGGCAGAGCCACGGCTCCGGTCTGTACTCCTCCACCACCTGGCCGGCCAACCAGCCGATGTGCATGCACCATGAACTGAGCTACACGCTGGACGTTCCCGGCCTGATGCTCTTCGCGTGTCTCACCGCACCCGGCCAAGGCGGGGCGACCGCGGTGGCCGACGCGGAAGCCGTGCTTCAGGCGCTGCCCACCGCACTGAGTGAGCGGTTCGAGCGTGAGGGCTGGCTGCTCACCCGCTCCTACAACGACGAGATCGGGGCGTCCCTGGAGGAGTCGTTCGGCACCGACGACCCCGCGGCCATCGAGAGCTACTGCCGCGCCCACGCCATCGACTTCGACTGGCAGCCCGACGGATCCCTGCGCACGCGGCAGCGCCGCAGCGCGGTGGTACGGCACCCGGTCACCGGCCGGCGCTGCTGGTTCAACCAGATCGCCTTCCTCAACGAGTGGACGCTCGCCCCGGAGGTGCGCGAGTACCTGGTGGACGTCTACGGCGAGGACGGGCTGCCGTTCAACACCCGCTTCGGAGACGGCACTCCGATCGACGAGGACGTCGTCGAGACGCTCAACACCACCTACGAGGAACACACCCGACGCGAGCCCTGGCAGGCCGGTGACGTGATGCTGGTCGACAACATTCGCACCGCACACAGCAGAGAGGCCTTCACGGGGGACCGTCAGGTACTGGTCGCCATGGCAGAGCCTCAGCGCCTGCCCGACGGCCGCCCGACCCCGGAGGCAAGTCAGCGATGA
- a CDS encoding non-ribosomal peptide synthetase, with protein MGAHVQADRDFWSGVLAAGGSTPVPQWVREPVAGVAAHETAVPGDVLVAVRGLAVELGVPVSAVLLAAHAKVLAALSGEQEVVTGYVAAPGDVPLPCRLTVAPTSWRQLVLSAGRVEAELLAHRDFPVEELRRELGATESSYEFVFDPEGTQGEPAGGTALRVGWCDRDGRPVVLSRYRTDVLDAEGAARIGGYHLAALGAMAADVDAGHAGQSLLSPDEVRHQLEGLAGPHRKLPEGRAHELFEQRVRAHPETVAAVHGDHSWTYGELNARANRLARALLARGLGREQVVGVVTERNLDWLAAVLAVFKAGGVYLPIEPHFPAGRIAATLSRAGCRMVLTESGSTEALDRALDTLPEVERLLVETAYAERHADGDVGVKVTPDQLAYMYFTSGSTGEPKGAMCEHAGMLNHLYAKIDDLEIGPGQVVAQTAPQCFDISLWQLLAALLVDGRTLLVEQDVIVDVERFVDTLVRGRVAVVQVVPSYLEVVVSYLEQHPRELPDLACVSVTGEALKRELVQRWFTLQPGIKLVNAYGLTETSDDTNHEVMDAVPERVLLGRPVNNVRVYVVDEHLSLVPLGAPGLIAFSGVCVGRGYVNDPERTRAAYLDDPYRPGERLYLGGDWGRWHPDGKLEFLGRRDNQVKIRGFRIEIGEIENTLLRVPGVRDAAVVVAELAGRSTHLIAFYTGRSQEPAALRDALGATLPAYMVPSGLHWQQSLPLTANGKIDRKALTALAEQTAPSTEVDVTGDDQHAPRTPTERKLVAAWAELLGMSEHQIGRQDHFFDRGGTSLSAVKLTIALDRAVSLKDITRHPKLADLAALLDGTTPQRPELLQPLSESAGAPDCALVCFPYAGGNAVNFQPMASALAGSGPAVYAVDLPGHDLAAHSEPFAPMTQVVEQTVAEITGRGLTRVMLWGHSSGAGFAVETARRLLEHGVDVPRVFLAAQLLGTAADRRAAITELTRRSSAEIAARLRADSGHTELGELNAQHAEHVGAAYRHDCVSAHHYFADALESPPAVKLSAPVTVVVAADDPSTRDFPERHRDWQLLAEQVNLRELADGGHYFLRTRPAEAAQAVLEAAQAVLSAVESPAPS; from the coding sequence ATGGGAGCGCACGTGCAGGCGGACCGAGATTTCTGGAGCGGTGTGCTGGCCGCCGGTGGTTCCACCCCCGTTCCACAGTGGGTTAGGGAGCCGGTGGCGGGGGTGGCCGCACACGAGACGGCAGTGCCGGGCGATGTGCTCGTGGCGGTGCGCGGGCTGGCCGTGGAGTTGGGTGTGCCGGTGAGTGCGGTGCTGCTCGCCGCGCATGCCAAGGTGCTGGCCGCGCTGTCGGGTGAGCAGGAGGTGGTGACGGGCTACGTCGCCGCGCCGGGAGACGTTCCTCTGCCGTGCCGGCTGACCGTCGCACCCACATCGTGGCGCCAGTTGGTGCTGAGCGCTGGTCGCGTCGAGGCGGAACTGCTGGCCCATCGGGACTTCCCGGTGGAGGAACTGCGCCGGGAGCTGGGGGCGACGGAGTCGTCGTACGAGTTCGTGTTCGATCCTGAGGGAACCCAGGGTGAGCCGGCCGGAGGCACGGCGTTGCGGGTGGGCTGGTGTGATCGGGACGGGCGACCGGTGGTGCTGTCGCGGTATCGCACGGACGTGCTCGATGCCGAGGGCGCAGCTCGGATCGGCGGCTACCACCTGGCCGCGCTGGGTGCGATGGCGGCGGACGTGGACGCCGGGCATGCGGGGCAGAGTCTGCTGTCGCCCGATGAAGTGCGCCATCAGCTCGAAGGGCTCGCCGGGCCGCACCGGAAGCTGCCGGAGGGGCGGGCGCACGAACTGTTCGAGCAGCGCGTGCGGGCGCATCCGGAGACGGTGGCCGCTGTGCACGGCGATCACTCATGGACGTACGGCGAACTCAACGCACGCGCGAACCGGCTGGCGAGGGCGCTGCTGGCGCGCGGACTGGGCCGCGAACAAGTGGTCGGCGTGGTCACCGAGCGCAATCTCGACTGGCTGGCCGCGGTGTTGGCGGTGTTCAAGGCCGGAGGCGTGTACCTGCCGATCGAGCCGCATTTTCCGGCGGGACGTATCGCCGCGACGCTGTCGCGAGCCGGCTGCCGGATGGTGCTGACCGAGTCCGGCAGCACTGAGGCCCTCGACCGGGCCCTGGACACGCTGCCGGAGGTCGAGAGGCTGCTGGTCGAGACGGCGTATGCGGAACGGCACGCCGACGGCGATGTCGGAGTGAAGGTCACGCCCGATCAGCTGGCGTACATGTACTTCACCTCCGGCTCCACCGGGGAGCCGAAGGGCGCGATGTGCGAGCACGCGGGCATGCTCAATCATCTGTACGCCAAGATCGACGACTTGGAGATCGGCCCGGGGCAGGTGGTGGCGCAGACGGCCCCGCAGTGCTTCGACATCTCCCTGTGGCAGCTGCTGGCCGCGTTGCTCGTGGACGGCCGGACCCTGCTGGTCGAGCAGGACGTGATCGTGGACGTGGAGCGGTTCGTCGACACGCTGGTCCGCGGCCGGGTCGCGGTGGTACAGGTCGTGCCCTCCTATCTGGAGGTGGTGGTTTCCTATCTGGAGCAGCATCCCCGCGAACTGCCGGACCTGGCCTGTGTGTCGGTGACCGGCGAGGCGCTGAAGCGGGAGCTGGTCCAGCGCTGGTTCACCCTTCAGCCGGGGATCAAGCTGGTCAACGCCTATGGGCTGACCGAGACTTCGGACGACACCAACCACGAGGTCATGGACGCGGTGCCGGAACGCGTGCTGCTGGGGCGTCCGGTCAACAACGTGCGGGTGTACGTCGTCGATGAGCATCTGTCGCTGGTGCCGCTGGGCGCCCCCGGGCTGATCGCCTTCTCCGGGGTCTGCGTGGGCCGGGGATACGTGAACGATCCCGAACGAACCCGTGCCGCGTACCTGGACGATCCGTACCGGCCGGGCGAGCGGCTCTACCTGGGAGGCGACTGGGGGCGCTGGCATCCCGACGGCAAGCTGGAGTTCCTCGGCCGCCGGGACAACCAGGTCAAGATCCGCGGATTCCGTATCGAGATCGGCGAGATCGAGAACACCCTGCTGCGGGTTCCCGGAGTACGGGACGCCGCGGTGGTCGTCGCCGAGCTGGCCGGCCGGAGCACGCACCTGATCGCCTTCTACACCGGCCGGTCCCAGGAGCCGGCGGCGCTGCGTGATGCACTGGGCGCCACCCTCCCCGCCTACATGGTCCCGTCCGGCCTGCACTGGCAGCAGAGCCTGCCGCTGACCGCCAACGGCAAGATCGACAGAAAGGCCCTGACCGCGCTGGCCGAACAGACCGCGCCCAGCACGGAAGTCGATGTCACTGGCGATGACCAGCACGCCCCGCGCACCCCGACCGAGCGCAAACTGGTCGCCGCCTGGGCCGAGCTGCTGGGCATGTCCGAGCACCAGATCGGCCGGCAGGACCACTTCTTCGACCGCGGCGGCACCTCCCTGTCGGCGGTGAAGCTCACCATCGCCCTGGACCGTGCGGTGTCCCTCAAGGACATCACCCGCCACCCGAAACTCGCCGACCTCGCCGCGCTCCTCGACGGGACAACCCCGCAGCGCCCGGAGCTGCTTCAGCCGCTGTCGGAATCGGCGGGTGCGCCGGATTGCGCCCTGGTGTGCTTCCCTTACGCAGGCGGCAACGCGGTCAACTTCCAGCCGATGGCGAGCGCCCTGGCGGGCAGCGGGCCGGCGGTCTACGCCGTCGACCTGCCCGGTCACGATCTCGCCGCCCACAGCGAGCCGTTCGCGCCGATGACGCAGGTGGTGGAGCAGACCGTCGCCGAGATCACCGGGCGTGGCCTGACCAGGGTCATGCTATGGGGCCACTCCTCGGGAGCCGGGTTCGCCGTGGAGACGGCGAGGAGGCTGCTGGAGCACGGGGTGGATGTGCCGCGGGTGTTCCTCGCCGCGCAGCTGCTCGGCACCGCTGCCGACCGGCGCGCCGCCATCACCGAACTGACCAGGCGGAGCAGCGCCGAGATCGCCGCGAGGCTGCGCGCCGACAGCGGCCACACGGAGCTCGGCGAGCTCAACGCACAGCACGCCGAGCATGTCGGGGCCGCCTACCGACACGACTGCGTGTCCGCGCACCACTACTTCGCCGATGCGCTGGAATCCCCGCCGGCGGTCAAGCTCTCCGCGCCGGTCACCGTGGTCGTCGCCGCCGACGACCCGAGCACGCGGGATTTCCCCGAACGCCATCGGGACTGGCAGCTCCTGGCCGAGCAGGTGAACCTGCGCGAACTCGCCGACGGTGGCCACTACTTCCTGCGCACCCGTCCGGCCGAGGCCGCGCAGGCCGTACTGGAAGCCGCGCAGGCCGTACTGAGCGCCGTCGAATCGCCGGCCCCCTCCTGA
- a CDS encoding Pls/PosA family non-ribosomal peptide synthetase, which produces MEEVSADILIPGPDEPWVAGRDSAGPATTDTERRLADILAGVVSVEHIAAESNFFEDLGANSLVMAQFCARIRKQPDLPSVSMKDIYRNPTIRSLAAALADASPAPADSSLPGSAPAPKTAPAPVTTASTLTYVLCGTAQLLIFLGYSLVNGLVAAQGYEWVAAGSGLAGIYLRSVLFAATGFVALCVFPIAAKWILVGRWKPSEFPIWGPAYLRFWLVKVLIHANPMIFFVGNPLYVLYLRALGAHIGKGVTILSPSVPVCTDLLTIGAGTVIRKDSLFLCYRAQAGRIQTGRVTLGRDVYVGEKTVLDIDTSMGDGAQLGHASALYRGQSVPDGERRHGSPAQATETDYVRVAPAPCGTPRRFGFGLVTLLQLFFLYMPLAVGGVYMVVTEVPAFDRWFGGETAGLMSWAFLLDAMALSALLFFGSIVVGIVVVFAVPRLLNLVIEPDKVYPLYGFHYSVHRAISRMTNPKFFAWLLGDSSYIVHYLRRLGYDLSRVEQTGSNFGTEMQHETPYLASVGTGTMVADGLSIINADYSSTSFLVTRASIGPHNFLGNNIAYPAGARTGDNCLLATKVLVPLDGEMREGIGLLGSPPFEIPRSVERDSRFDHLRTGDELHRHLSAKNRYNLRSMTMFLFLRWLLSFALTAFGLATLTLYGALEHVAIAAFLALTLGFSAVYYLLVERCIASFRALRPQLCSIYDPYFWWHERLWKVPDEYLNLFNGTPFKSLIWRMLGVRIGSRVFDDGCYVTERTLTTIGDDCTLNSGTKIQCHSQEDGTFKSDYTVLGAGCTLGVDAHVHYGVTMGDRAELAPDSFLMKGEEVPPDARWGGNPAAEIPDARAQPLGMGSAAAVGTSATNDASASAD; this is translated from the coding sequence ATGGAAGAGGTGTCGGCCGACATCTTGATACCCGGGCCGGACGAACCCTGGGTGGCCGGGCGTGACAGCGCCGGCCCGGCAACGACGGACACCGAGCGGAGACTTGCCGACATACTCGCCGGCGTTGTCTCCGTCGAACACATCGCAGCCGAAAGCAACTTCTTCGAAGACCTCGGCGCCAACTCCCTGGTCATGGCTCAATTCTGTGCACGAATACGGAAGCAGCCGGATCTGCCGTCCGTGTCCATGAAGGACATCTACCGGAACCCCACGATCCGAAGCCTGGCCGCGGCTCTCGCCGACGCCTCTCCGGCCCCCGCCGATTCATCGCTTCCCGGCTCGGCACCCGCGCCCAAGACGGCGCCGGCACCGGTCACCACGGCGAGCACCCTGACGTATGTCCTGTGCGGAACAGCCCAATTGCTGATCTTCCTGGGATATTCCCTCGTCAACGGACTTGTCGCCGCTCAGGGTTATGAGTGGGTCGCCGCGGGCTCAGGTCTCGCCGGCATCTATCTGCGATCGGTCCTGTTCGCCGCCACCGGCTTCGTCGCCCTCTGCGTTTTCCCGATCGCGGCCAAGTGGATCCTCGTCGGACGCTGGAAACCCAGTGAGTTCCCGATCTGGGGTCCGGCCTATCTGCGCTTCTGGCTCGTCAAGGTGCTGATCCACGCCAACCCCATGATCTTCTTCGTCGGCAATCCGCTGTATGTGCTGTACCTCAGGGCGCTCGGCGCGCACATCGGCAAGGGAGTCACGATCCTCTCCCCGTCCGTCCCCGTCTGCACCGACCTGCTCACGATCGGCGCCGGTACGGTGATCCGCAAGGACTCGCTCTTCCTCTGCTACCGAGCGCAAGCCGGGCGCATCCAGACCGGACGGGTCACGCTCGGCCGTGACGTGTACGTGGGCGAGAAGACCGTCCTCGACATCGACACGTCGATGGGCGACGGAGCTCAGCTGGGCCACGCGTCCGCCTTGTACCGAGGCCAGTCGGTCCCGGACGGCGAGCGCCGGCACGGATCCCCGGCACAAGCCACGGAGACCGACTACGTGCGGGTCGCACCGGCTCCGTGCGGCACGCCGCGCCGGTTCGGGTTCGGCCTGGTCACCCTGCTTCAACTGTTCTTCCTGTACATGCCGTTGGCGGTCGGCGGTGTGTACATGGTCGTCACCGAGGTTCCGGCGTTCGACAGGTGGTTCGGCGGCGAGACGGCCGGCCTCATGTCGTGGGCGTTCCTCCTCGACGCGATGGCCCTGTCCGCCCTGCTGTTCTTCGGCTCCATCGTCGTGGGCATCGTCGTCGTGTTCGCCGTTCCACGCCTGCTGAATCTGGTCATCGAACCCGACAAGGTCTATCCGCTCTACGGCTTCCACTACTCGGTGCACCGGGCGATATCCAGGATGACGAACCCGAAGTTCTTCGCCTGGCTCCTCGGCGACAGCTCCTACATCGTCCATTACCTTCGCCGCCTCGGATACGACCTGTCCCGGGTCGAGCAGACCGGGTCCAACTTCGGCACGGAAATGCAGCACGAGACTCCGTATCTGGCCTCGGTCGGCACGGGAACGATGGTGGCCGACGGGCTCTCCATCATCAACGCGGACTACTCGAGCACATCCTTCCTGGTGACCCGGGCATCCATCGGTCCGCACAACTTCCTGGGCAACAACATCGCCTATCCCGCGGGAGCCAGGACAGGTGACAACTGCCTGCTCGCGACGAAGGTACTGGTTCCCCTCGACGGTGAGATGCGCGAAGGGATCGGACTGCTCGGCTCACCGCCCTTCGAGATTCCCCGGTCGGTGGAGCGCGACTCCCGGTTCGACCATCTCAGGACCGGCGACGAACTGCACCGCCATCTCTCCGCGAAAAACCGCTACAACCTCCGCTCGATGACCATGTTCCTGTTCCTGCGGTGGCTGCTCAGCTTCGCTCTCACGGCGTTCGGCCTCGCGACCCTCACCCTGTACGGTGCGCTCGAGCATGTGGCGATCGCCGCGTTCCTGGCACTCACCCTCGGATTCAGCGCCGTCTACTACCTCCTGGTGGAGCGCTGCATCGCTTCCTTCCGGGCATTGCGCCCCCAGTTGTGCTCCATCTACGACCCGTATTTCTGGTGGCACGAGCGCCTCTGGAAGGTGCCGGACGAATACCTCAACCTGTTCAACGGAACCCCCTTCAAGAGCTTGATCTGGCGAATGCTGGGCGTGCGCATCGGCAGCCGGGTATTCGACGACGGCTGCTATGTGACCGAGCGGACGCTCACCACCATCGGTGATGACTGCACGCTCAATTCCGGGACCAAAATCCAGTGCCATTCGCAGGAGGACGGCACCTTCAAGTCGGATTACACCGTTCTCGGCGCCGGCTGCACCCTCGGGGTGGACGCACACGTGCATTACGGCGTGACGATGGGTGACAGAGCCGAGTTGGCACCCGATTCCTTCCTCATGAAAGGCGAGGAAGTCCCCCCTGACGCACGGTGGGGCGGGAACCCCGCCGCGGAGATTCCGGATGCCCGGGCTCAGCCTCTCGGTATGGGCTCGGCAGCGGCAGTGGGCACGTCCGCGACGAACGACGCCTCGGCGTCGGCGGATTGA
- a CDS encoding TIGR03943 family putative permease subunit, with amino-acid sequence MNRQAQAAVLFLVGASVLHAGATDVYLRYVKAGLRPLLLGAGVVLIVTAVATVWYEVRGRRVTPGSGPEDDHSDTREHGTGHEHGSGGGHEHGHGHGHAHREPRVSWLLVLPLLALILVAPPALGSYSAMRTGTALQAPFGYPALPAGDPLPLSLVDYAGRAAYDQGRSLGDRRIRITGFVALDRSGTPYLVRMALNCCAADAQPVKVGLTGRIPPVLQPDTWLEVTGTYTSERTKDPVNGGIIPFLDVSLARPVPAPHDPYDESWNN; translated from the coding sequence GTGAACCGGCAGGCGCAAGCGGCCGTACTGTTCCTGGTCGGTGCGTCGGTGCTGCACGCGGGCGCCACCGACGTCTACCTCCGGTACGTCAAGGCCGGGTTGCGGCCTTTGCTGCTCGGGGCGGGTGTTGTGCTGATCGTGACTGCCGTCGCCACGGTGTGGTACGAGGTGCGGGGGCGACGGGTGACGCCGGGGAGCGGGCCGGAGGACGACCACAGCGATACGCGGGAGCACGGGACCGGGCACGAGCACGGAAGCGGGGGCGGGCACGAGCACGGCCACGGCCACGGCCACGCTCACCGTGAACCGCGTGTCTCCTGGCTCCTCGTCCTCCCCCTCCTCGCCCTGATCCTGGTCGCCCCGCCCGCCCTGGGTTCGTACAGCGCCATGCGCACGGGTACCGCTCTGCAGGCGCCCTTCGGCTACCCCGCCCTCCCGGCCGGTGACCCGCTCCCGCTCAGCCTGGTCGACTACGCGGGCCGTGCGGCCTACGACCAGGGCCGCTCCCTCGGCGACCGGCGGATCAGGATCACCGGTTTCGTCGCCCTCGACCGCAGCGGCACGCCGTACCTCGTGCGCATGGCCCTCAACTGCTGCGCCGCCGACGCCCAACCCGTCAAGGTCGGCCTGACCGGGCGGATCCCGCCCGTCCTCCAGCCCGACACCTGGCTCGAAGTCACCGGTACCTACACCAGCGAACGGACCAAGGACCCCGTCAACGGCGGCATCATCCCGTTCCTTGACGTCAGCCTGGCCAGGCCGGTCCCCGCGCCGCACGACCCGTACGACGAGAGCTGGAACAACTGA